In Pseudofrankia saprophytica, one genomic interval encodes:
- a CDS encoding DUF5926 family protein, whose protein sequence is MARRTAPPPHTSAAASGAVGSVPEVGPRQPCPCGSGRRYKACHGARTRPAPVLRPFAGRADEPDLVALRELVPSATAPLALHPDHLAKHPEHADRKITIGTMLPQAAPALVRDTGEILLATQTLTPGLDASADIAGALLAALAAEPGTVVADGPVSALGTVERLPQGLAGLPRLVDLLDPARLEITVHPGFGWWLPPAEDDSPGLSAEVQSSLERANATVVPTARLSSVEAAYWTHPGDKVHLRWVLPFPAEEDGAAGHAGAGAEEQLLDALARLAAAGALTVGEGSRFVGSFRADGLVVPVWDLAPDADADSCEEPAAALRSALDDVLADRRPLTSEERRIRAGVVGRTLTLR, encoded by the coding sequence ATCGCTCGCCGAACCGCCCCACCGCCTCATACCTCCGCCGCGGCGAGCGGCGCCGTCGGCAGCGTGCCCGAGGTGGGACCGCGCCAGCCGTGCCCCTGCGGCTCGGGCCGCCGTTACAAGGCCTGCCACGGCGCCAGGACGCGCCCCGCGCCGGTGCTGCGGCCGTTCGCCGGCCGTGCCGACGAGCCGGACCTGGTAGCGCTGCGGGAGCTGGTACCCAGCGCCACCGCGCCGCTGGCGCTGCACCCCGACCATCTCGCCAAGCACCCCGAGCACGCCGACCGCAAGATCACCATCGGCACGATGCTGCCGCAGGCGGCGCCCGCGCTGGTCCGGGACACCGGTGAGATCCTGCTGGCCACCCAGACCCTGACACCCGGGCTCGACGCGTCGGCGGACATCGCTGGCGCGCTGCTGGCGGCGCTCGCCGCGGAGCCCGGCACGGTCGTCGCCGACGGTCCGGTCTCCGCGCTGGGCACGGTGGAGCGCCTGCCGCAGGGGCTCGCCGGCCTCCCCCGCCTCGTCGACCTGCTGGACCCGGCCCGGCTGGAGATCACCGTGCACCCCGGCTTCGGCTGGTGGCTGCCGCCGGCCGAGGACGACTCTCCCGGCCTGTCCGCCGAGGTGCAGTCCAGCCTCGAACGGGCGAACGCCACGGTCGTGCCCACCGCCCGGCTGAGCTCCGTCGAAGCCGCCTACTGGACCCATCCCGGTGACAAGGTCCACCTGCGCTGGGTGCTGCCGTTCCCTGCCGAGGAGGACGGCGCAGCCGGCCACGCCGGAGCGGGAGCCGAGGAGCAGCTGCTCGACGCGCTCGCCCGGCTCGCCGCCGCCGGCGCGTTGACCGTCGGCGAGGGGTCGCGTTTCGTCGGCTCGTTCCGAGCCGACGGGCTCGTCGTCCCGGTCTGGGACCTCGCGCCGGACGCCGACGCGGACAGCTGCGAGGAGCCGGCGGCGGCCCTGCGCTCCGCGCTCGACGACGTGCTGGCCGACCGCCGCCCGCTGACGAGTGAGGAGCGTCGCATCCGCGCCGGCGTCGTGGGCCGCACCCTGACGCTGCGTTAA
- a CDS encoding phosphotransferase family protein has product MTGLDATGAVALKLTVNSVYRLPRAGAVVRIATSAAMTHRIPKVIQVARWLEDEGVPAVRLLPGVPAPVAAAGALATAWVDAGPGTPPAPTAGELGGALRRLHALAPPMPALPRWDPFDDVRRRMSDAEALPAADREFLDELAGRVAAGLRTVRYQLPTTVIHGDAHLGNLVRRPDGQVVLCDFDSVSIGPAEWDLVPVAVGTARFGYPSSWHAQLAAAYGADVTRWDGWPVLRAVRELKLVTSVLPILASNPTAAAQFRVRLNSLRTGDETVRWRPYS; this is encoded by the coding sequence ATGACCGGCCTGGACGCGACCGGCGCGGTCGCGCTCAAACTCACCGTCAACTCCGTCTACCGGTTGCCGCGGGCCGGCGCCGTGGTGCGCATCGCCACCTCGGCCGCGATGACCCATCGGATACCGAAGGTGATCCAGGTCGCCCGGTGGTTGGAGGACGAGGGCGTGCCCGCGGTCCGGCTGCTGCCGGGCGTGCCCGCGCCGGTGGCCGCGGCCGGTGCGCTGGCGACGGCCTGGGTCGACGCGGGACCGGGCACCCCGCCAGCGCCCACGGCCGGCGAACTCGGCGGCGCGCTTCGCCGCCTGCACGCCCTGGCGCCGCCGATGCCGGCGCTGCCGCGCTGGGACCCGTTCGACGACGTCCGGCGGCGGATGTCCGACGCGGAGGCGCTGCCGGCCGCCGACCGGGAGTTCCTCGACGAGCTGGCCGGCAGGGTCGCGGCCGGCCTGCGAACCGTGCGCTACCAGCTGCCGACCACGGTGATCCACGGTGACGCCCATCTCGGCAACCTCGTCAGGCGGCCGGATGGGCAGGTGGTGCTCTGTGACTTCGACTCGGTGAGCATCGGCCCGGCCGAGTGGGACCTCGTCCCGGTGGCCGTCGGTACGGCGCGGTTCGGCTACCCGTCCAGCTGGCACGCCCAGCTCGCCGCCGCCTACGGCGCCGACGTCACCCGGTGGGACGGCTGGCCGGTGCTGCGGGCCGTCCGCGAGCTGAAACTGGTCACCAGCGTGCTGCCGATCCTCGCCAGCAACCCGACCGCCGCGGCGCAGTTCCGCGTCCGCCTCAACAGCCTGCGTACCGGCGACGAGACCGTTCGCTGGCGTCCTTACAGCTGA
- a CDS encoding ABC transporter ATP-binding protein: MPASESMIVLEGVEKTYPDGTVAVADLSFEIGDGELVCLVGPSGCGKTTTMKMINRLVEPTAGRILLAGEDVRSLDPVKLRRRLGYVIQQVGLFPHLTVRANVGCVPRLLRWNRARTRARADELLELVGLDPAVVGDRYPHELSGGQQQRVGVARALAADPPVLLMDEPFSAIDPIARARLQDEFARLRREISKTIVFVTHDIDEAIRLADRVAVFRAGPDGGRLEQIDTPARILAHPATPFVADFTGAERTLRRLDVLPLRRDALEPAAAADGSPDGSATPSIVIGSMLSEALTALLARDDARLPVYEAGNGNGDGPSDFAGYLTPASLHAALRSAEDG, from the coding sequence ATGCCGGCTAGCGAGTCGATGATCGTCCTGGAGGGGGTCGAGAAGACCTACCCGGACGGGACGGTCGCGGTCGCCGATCTGTCCTTCGAGATCGGCGACGGCGAGCTGGTCTGCCTGGTCGGGCCGTCCGGGTGCGGCAAGACCACGACCATGAAGATGATCAATCGGCTGGTGGAGCCGACCGCCGGGCGGATCCTGCTCGCCGGCGAGGATGTGCGTTCGCTCGACCCGGTGAAGCTGCGTCGCCGGCTCGGCTACGTGATCCAGCAGGTGGGCCTGTTCCCGCACCTGACGGTGCGGGCGAACGTGGGCTGCGTGCCCCGGCTGCTGCGCTGGAACCGGGCCAGGACCCGGGCGCGGGCCGACGAGCTGCTGGAACTGGTCGGGCTCGACCCGGCGGTCGTCGGCGACCGGTACCCGCACGAGCTGTCCGGCGGGCAGCAGCAGCGGGTGGGGGTCGCCAGGGCGCTCGCCGCCGACCCGCCGGTGCTGCTGATGGACGAGCCGTTCTCGGCCATCGACCCGATCGCCCGCGCGCGCCTCCAGGACGAGTTCGCCCGGCTGCGCCGGGAGATCAGCAAGACGATCGTCTTCGTCACGCACGACATCGACGAGGCGATCCGGCTCGCCGACCGGGTCGCGGTCTTCCGCGCGGGCCCCGACGGGGGTCGCCTGGAGCAGATCGACACCCCCGCTCGCATCCTGGCCCACCCGGCGACCCCGTTCGTCGCCGACTTCACCGGCGCCGAACGAACCCTGCGCCGACTGGACGTCCTCCCGCTGCGCCGCGACGCCCTCGAACCGGCCGCGGCCGCCGACGGCTCGCCTGACGGCAGCGCGACGCCCTCGATCGTCATCGGTTCCATGCTCTCGGAGGCGCTGACCGCGCTGCTCGCCCGGGACGACGCCCGGCTGCCCGTCTACGAGGCCGGCAACGGCAACGGTGACGGCCCCAGCGACTTCGCCGGCTATCTGACCCCGGCCTCGCTGCACGCCGCGCTGCGCTCGGCCGAGGATGGCTGA
- a CDS encoding DNA repair helicase XPB, giving the protein MADGPLIVQSDKTLLLEVDHPRANEARAGIAPFAELERSPEHVHTYRITPLALWNARAAGHDAEQVVDALVTYSRYAVPHALLVDVADTMDRYGRLRLENDPVHGLVLRAIDRAVLVEVTRAKRIAPMLGAKVDDDTVIVHPSERGRLKQALLKLGWPADDLAGYVDGEAHAIELHEEGWQLRDYQKGAVAGFWEGGSGVIVLPSGAGKTIVGAAAMARASSTTLILVTNTVAGRQWRSELLKRTSLTEDEIGEYSGERKEVRPVTIATYQVMTARRGGEYLHLDLFGARDWGLIVYDEVHLLPAPVFRMTADIQSRRRLGLTATLVREDGREGDVFSLIGPKRYDAPWREIEAQGWIAPAECTEVRVTLTEDERMSYAVAEPDERYKMCATALSKHGVVERLVRKHSDDRVLVIGAYLDQLEMLGRNLDAPVIQGSTRNKERERLFEAFRTGEITTLVVSKVANVSIDLPEAGVAIQVSGTFGSRQEEAQRLGRVLRPKADGRSAHFYTVVSRDTLDQEYAAHRQRFLAEQGYAYTIVDAADIA; this is encoded by the coding sequence GTGGCTGACGGGCCGCTCATCGTCCAGTCGGACAAGACGCTGCTGCTGGAGGTCGACCACCCGCGCGCGAACGAGGCGCGGGCGGGAATCGCGCCGTTCGCCGAGCTGGAGCGCTCTCCCGAGCACGTCCACACCTACCGGATCACGCCGCTCGCGCTGTGGAACGCCCGCGCCGCCGGCCACGACGCCGAGCAGGTCGTCGACGCGCTGGTCACCTACTCCCGGTACGCCGTGCCGCACGCGCTGCTCGTCGACGTGGCCGACACGATGGACCGCTACGGCCGGCTGCGCCTGGAGAACGACCCGGTGCACGGACTGGTGCTGCGGGCCATCGACCGGGCGGTGCTGGTCGAGGTCACCCGGGCGAAGCGGATCGCGCCGATGCTCGGCGCGAAGGTCGACGACGACACGGTCATCGTCCATCCGTCCGAGCGGGGCCGGCTGAAGCAGGCGCTGCTCAAGCTCGGCTGGCCGGCCGACGACCTGGCTGGCTATGTCGACGGCGAGGCCCACGCGATCGAGCTGCACGAGGAAGGCTGGCAGCTGCGTGACTACCAGAAGGGCGCCGTCGCCGGCTTCTGGGAGGGCGGCTCGGGCGTGATCGTGCTGCCCAGCGGCGCAGGCAAGACGATCGTCGGCGCCGCGGCGATGGCCAGGGCGAGCAGCACCACCCTGATCCTCGTCACCAACACGGTCGCCGGCCGGCAATGGCGTAGCGAGCTGCTGAAGCGAACGTCGCTGACCGAGGACGAGATCGGTGAGTACTCCGGGGAGCGCAAGGAGGTCCGGCCGGTCACGATCGCCACCTACCAGGTCATGACCGCCCGCCGCGGCGGCGAGTACCTGCACCTCGACCTGTTCGGCGCCCGAGACTGGGGCCTCATCGTCTACGACGAGGTTCACCTGCTGCCCGCCCCGGTGTTTCGGATGACCGCCGACATCCAGTCGCGGCGCCGGCTCGGACTGACCGCGACGCTCGTGCGCGAGGACGGCCGCGAGGGTGACGTGTTCTCCCTGATCGGCCCGAAGCGGTACGACGCGCCCTGGCGTGAGATCGAGGCGCAGGGCTGGATCGCGCCGGCCGAATGCACCGAGGTCCGGGTGACTCTCACCGAGGACGAGCGGATGTCCTACGCCGTCGCCGAACCCGACGAGCGTTACAAGATGTGCGCGACCGCGCTGTCCAAGCACGGCGTCGTCGAACGGCTCGTCCGAAAGCACTCCGACGACCGGGTACTCGTCATCGGCGCCTACCTGGACCAGCTGGAGATGCTCGGGCGCAACCTCGACGCGCCTGTGATCCAGGGCAGCACCCGTAACAAGGAACGGGAACGACTGTTCGAGGCGTTCCGGACCGGGGAGATCACCACACTGGTCGTCTCCAAGGTCGCGAACGTCTCGATCGACCTGCCGGAGGCAGGTGTCGCCATTCAGGTCAGCGGCACGTTCGGCTCCCGCCAGGAGGAGGCGCAGCGCCTCGGCCGCGTGCTACGCCCCAAGGCCGACGGCCGTTCGGCGCATTTCTACACGGTCGTCTCCCGCGACACCCTCGACCAGGAGTACGCCGCCCACCGCCAGCGCTTCCTCGCCGAGCAGGGCTACGCCTACACCATCGTCGACGCGGCGGACATCGCCTGA
- a CDS encoding ABC transporter permease — protein MSTVADATRWLTDGANWSGGGGIPARLGEHLTLTGASVGIAAALALPAGIWLGHRGRGGALAVNISGALRAVPTFAVLVLLAIGPLGIGDRTTIVALVLFAIAPLVANSYVGVREVDAGAREAARGMGMSGWQVLTRVELPLALPLIMLGVRLAAVQVVATATIAALIGGGGLGRFVVDGLAQHDQPKVLGGAVLVAVLALAVDGLLLGLTRLISPTGATTRRGAGQRGRGRVRSSGSPTGPVMSLAAGPASPAVGPAGSARPAGRAAGRSDQVEHSDQL, from the coding sequence GTGAGCACGGTCGCCGACGCCACCCGCTGGCTGACCGACGGCGCGAACTGGTCCGGCGGCGGCGGGATCCCGGCGCGCCTCGGCGAGCACCTGACACTCACCGGGGCGTCCGTCGGGATCGCCGCGGCCCTCGCGTTGCCCGCCGGGATCTGGCTGGGCCACCGTGGGCGGGGCGGGGCGCTCGCGGTCAACATCTCGGGCGCGCTGCGCGCCGTGCCGACGTTCGCCGTGCTGGTACTGCTGGCCATCGGCCCGCTCGGCATCGGCGACCGGACGACGATCGTCGCACTGGTCCTGTTCGCCATCGCCCCGCTGGTGGCGAACAGCTACGTCGGCGTGCGCGAGGTGGACGCCGGCGCGCGGGAGGCCGCCCGCGGCATGGGCATGTCCGGCTGGCAGGTACTCACCCGCGTCGAGCTGCCGCTCGCACTGCCCCTGATCATGCTGGGTGTCCGGCTGGCGGCGGTGCAGGTGGTGGCGACGGCGACGATCGCCGCGCTCATCGGCGGCGGCGGGCTGGGCCGGTTCGTCGTCGACGGCCTCGCCCAGCATGACCAGCCGAAGGTGCTTGGAGGCGCCGTCCTCGTCGCCGTGCTCGCCCTCGCCGTCGACGGACTGCTGCTCGGTCTCACCCGGCTGATCAGCCCAACCGGGGCCACCACCCGCCGAGGAGCCGGCCAGCGCGGACGCGGACGCGTCCGGTCGTCCGGCTCCCCCACCGGTCCGGTCATGAGCTTGGCCGCCGGCCCCGCCAGCCCCGCCGTCGGGCCGGCGGGATCGGCGAGACCGGCGGGACGGGCGGCGGGGCGGTCGGATCAGGTGGAGCACTCGGATCAGCTGTAA
- a CDS encoding ABC transporter permease, with protein sequence MASAGGSCLTRNEWICGRYLSTRSDEILAALREHIDLTVTSVALGVAVAIPLVLVARRWRPAVGLIGGATSILYTIPSLAFFALLLPLSGLSTTTVRTGLVVYTLVILFRGFIAGLDGVPPDVLESARGMGYGPIRMLLTVELPLALPAIVTALRVATVSTIALVTVGATIGHGGLGNLIYDGLGSTFKAEVFTASVLCLALAVITDLLLAGLERLVTPWRWRRRRPRRPAGPAASPRTAAASAEVAS encoded by the coding sequence ATGGCCTCGGCGGGTGGGAGCTGCCTCACGCGCAACGAGTGGATCTGCGGCCGGTATCTGAGCACCCGGTCCGACGAGATCCTCGCGGCGCTGCGCGAGCACATCGACCTCACGGTCACCTCGGTCGCGCTCGGCGTGGCGGTGGCGATACCGCTCGTGCTCGTCGCGCGCCGCTGGCGGCCCGCGGTCGGCCTGATCGGCGGTGCCACCAGCATCCTGTACACGATCCCCTCGCTGGCCTTCTTCGCGCTGTTGCTGCCGCTGTCCGGGCTGTCCACGACGACGGTACGCACCGGCCTGGTGGTCTACACGCTCGTCATCCTCTTTCGCGGCTTCATCGCGGGACTTGACGGTGTGCCACCGGACGTCCTGGAATCCGCGCGCGGAATGGGCTACGGCCCGATCCGGATGCTGCTCACGGTCGAGCTGCCGTTGGCGCTGCCGGCGATCGTCACCGCGCTGCGGGTCGCGACCGTCTCGACCATCGCGCTGGTGACGGTCGGCGCGACGATCGGCCACGGCGGCCTCGGCAACCTGATCTACGACGGGCTGGGCAGCACGTTCAAGGCCGAGGTGTTCACCGCCTCGGTGCTGTGCCTGGCACTCGCCGTGATCACGGACCTGCTGCTCGCCGGCCTGGAACGACTCGTCACCCCGTGGCGGTGGCGCAGGCGCAGGCCCCGTCGGCCGGCCGGTCCGGCCGCCAGCCCCAGGACCGCCGCGGCCTCAGCCGAGGTGGCTTCGTGA
- the folP gene encoding dihydropteroate synthase → MTGAKRDATTTEDPMARLLAPGPTRVMGVVNVTPDSFSDGGTYADPTEAVRAGLRMVADGADLVDVGGESTRPGAARVDTAEECRRVLPVIAALAAAGAAVSVDTTRAAVAEAALAAGAVLVNDVSAAAEPDLLALVAEREAYYVLMHARGASVDMAKRAHYGDVVADVAAELAERLATVLDAGVRRERVIIDPGIGFAKRFEHNWALLAHLDAVTALGRPLLVGTSRKSFLGAVLATPDGAARPVEQREDATQATTALLAYQGVWGVRVHSVRPAVDAVRVVGAWRAAERAGSPGA, encoded by the coding sequence GTGACCGGCGCGAAGCGCGACGCGACCACCACCGAGGACCCGATGGCACGACTGCTCGCACCGGGGCCGACCCGGGTGATGGGCGTCGTGAACGTCACGCCCGACTCGTTCTCCGACGGCGGCACCTACGCCGACCCGACCGAGGCGGTGCGCGCCGGGCTGCGGATGGTCGCGGACGGCGCCGACCTGGTCGACGTGGGCGGGGAGTCGACCCGCCCGGGCGCGGCCCGCGTCGACACCGCCGAGGAGTGCCGCCGGGTGCTGCCGGTGATCGCCGCGCTGGCCGCCGCCGGCGCCGCGGTGAGCGTCGACACCACCAGGGCGGCCGTCGCCGAGGCGGCGCTGGCCGCCGGCGCGGTGCTCGTCAACGACGTGTCCGCCGCCGCCGAGCCCGACCTGCTCGCGCTCGTCGCCGAACGCGAGGCGTACTACGTGCTCATGCACGCCCGAGGGGCGAGCGTCGACATGGCCAAGCGGGCGCACTACGGCGACGTGGTCGCCGACGTGGCCGCCGAGCTGGCCGAACGCCTCGCGACCGTGCTCGACGCGGGCGTACGCCGGGAACGGGTGATCATCGACCCGGGCATCGGGTTCGCCAAGCGATTCGAGCACAACTGGGCGTTGCTGGCCCACCTCGACGCGGTCACGGCGCTGGGCCGGCCGCTGCTGGTCGGCACGTCGCGCAAGTCCTTTCTCGGTGCCGTGCTCGCGACGCCCGACGGCGCGGCGCGCCCGGTGGAGCAACGCGAGGACGCCACCCAGGCGACCACCGCGCTGCTGGCCTACCAGGGCGTGTGGGGCGTGCGGGTGCACAGCGTCCGGCCGGCGGTGGACGCGGTCCGGGTCGTCGGCGCCTGGCGGGCGGCGGAGCGCGCCGGTTCGCCCGGCGCATGA
- a CDS encoding GNAT family N-acetyltransferase yields MSARGGAVSSGQEPRAADPLIAPRQFADLAEPAAEPALARATGFADRAALAAQLEALAFRGWPALRAQPLDGWVLRDSAGATRRGNSVWTCGEVADVAMAIGEAERFYARAGRPSTFQLTPVSRPVGLGLALDAAGYDGDSGPTDVCVADLAALVTSAAGITQGTAVRTRQDDAPDQTWLDVGAAGGMSMFGPYRSASVAILSKVALPVVYVTATLDGRPVGVGRGVLDGEWLGVYSMATLPAARGRGAATAVLAALARWSAGLGARRAYLQVEEHSVAARRLYAALGFLPVYRYTYRRRPAAPATPAQATST; encoded by the coding sequence ATGTCTGCTCGTGGGGGCGCGGTGAGCTCCGGCCAGGAGCCTCGAGCCGCGGACCCACTGATCGCGCCCCGCCAGTTCGCGGATCTCGCGGAGCCGGCGGCCGAGCCGGCGCTCGCCCGCGCCACCGGGTTCGCGGACCGGGCGGCGCTGGCCGCCCAGTTGGAGGCGCTGGCCTTCCGCGGCTGGCCGGCGCTGCGTGCGCAGCCGCTCGACGGCTGGGTGCTGCGGGACTCCGCCGGCGCCACCCGCCGCGGCAACTCGGTCTGGACGTGCGGCGAGGTCGCCGACGTCGCGATGGCCATCGGCGAGGCCGAGCGGTTCTACGCGCGCGCCGGCCGCCCGTCGACCTTCCAGCTCACGCCCGTGTCGCGCCCCGTCGGACTCGGCCTCGCGCTGGACGCGGCCGGCTACGACGGCGACAGCGGCCCGACCGACGTGTGCGTCGCGGACCTGGCCGCCCTCGTCACGAGCGCCGCGGGCATCACCCAGGGCACGGCAGTCCGGACCCGGCAGGATGACGCGCCAGACCAGACCTGGCTGGACGTCGGCGCCGCGGGCGGGATGTCGATGTTCGGCCCTTACCGGTCCGCCAGCGTCGCGATCCTGTCCAAGGTCGCGCTGCCCGTCGTCTACGTCACGGCGACGCTCGACGGCAGACCGGTCGGGGTGGGCCGAGGCGTCCTCGACGGAGAGTGGCTCGGCGTCTACAGCATGGCGACGCTGCCGGCCGCGCGCGGCCGGGGCGCGGCCACCGCGGTGCTCGCGGCGCTCGCGCGGTGGTCGGCGGGGCTCGGCGCGCGGCGCGCCTACCTGCAGGTGGAGGAGCACAGCGTCGCGGCGCGCCGGCTCTACGCCGCCCTCGGCTTCCTCCCGGTCTACCGCTACACCTACCGTCGGCGCCCGGCCGCGCCGGCGACGCCCGCGCAGGCGACGTCCACGTGA
- a CDS encoding geranylgeranyl reductase family protein, with amino-acid sequence MADFDVVVIGAGPAGAAAARVAATAGARVCLLERAVLPRYKTCGGGLVGMSRDQIAAAGLDWAELARAQVDALTMTLDGRLKVTRRRRDGQSILAMVMRPELDAALVDAAKAAGAEVRTATTVTEVRDAGADGVAVAVRGGPDLVASVVVGADGTSSRAAGYVGVRCDQVDLGLEGEFRVPSYLAAQWERRMLLDWGPVRGSYGWVFPKGDVLTVGVIGSRDEGPALRAYYEKFVAWLGIADLPRQHDSGHLTRVRADDSPVRRGRVLVAGDAAGLLDPWTREGISFALRSGRLAGEAAAAAAGGDPAALDAYPARIEAVFGSELAAGRVLLGLYSRRPELMHTMMSAGPGAFGLFTRIIDGRSTIARQLRRPAVTATVAALSR; translated from the coding sequence ATGGCGGACTTCGACGTCGTCGTGATCGGGGCGGGGCCGGCCGGGGCCGCGGCCGCGCGGGTCGCCGCCACGGCGGGAGCCCGGGTCTGCCTGCTCGAACGGGCCGTGCTGCCGCGATACAAGACCTGCGGCGGCGGGCTGGTGGGGATGTCGCGCGACCAGATCGCCGCCGCCGGGCTCGACTGGGCCGAGCTCGCCCGGGCCCAGGTCGACGCGCTCACCATGACGCTCGACGGCCGGCTGAAGGTCACCCGGCGCCGGCGCGACGGCCAGTCGATCCTCGCGATGGTGATGCGCCCCGAGCTCGACGCCGCCCTGGTGGACGCGGCCAAGGCCGCCGGTGCCGAGGTTCGAACCGCGACGACCGTCACCGAGGTGCGCGACGCCGGCGCGGACGGGGTGGCGGTGGCGGTGCGCGGCGGGCCCGACCTGGTCGCCTCGGTCGTCGTCGGCGCGGACGGGACGTCCTCGCGGGCGGCCGGCTACGTCGGGGTGCGGTGTGACCAGGTGGACCTCGGCCTGGAAGGCGAGTTCCGGGTGCCGTCGTACCTCGCCGCCCAGTGGGAGCGGCGGATGCTCCTGGACTGGGGCCCCGTGCGCGGCTCGTATGGCTGGGTGTTCCCGAAAGGCGACGTCCTGACGGTCGGCGTGATCGGGTCGCGCGACGAGGGCCCGGCGCTGCGCGCCTACTACGAGAAGTTCGTCGCCTGGCTGGGCATCGCCGACCTGCCCCGTCAGCATGACTCCGGGCACCTCACCCGGGTGCGCGCCGACGACTCACCGGTGCGCCGCGGCCGGGTGCTGGTCGCCGGGGACGCCGCCGGCCTGCTCGACCCATGGACGCGGGAGGGCATCTCGTTCGCGCTGCGCTCCGGCCGGCTCGCGGGCGAGGCCGCGGCCGCGGCCGCGGGCGGCGACCCCGCCGCGCTGGACGCCTACCCGGCGCGGATCGAGGCCGTGTTCGGCTCCGAGCTCGCCGCGGGCCGGGTGCTGCTCGGGCTGTACAGCCGCCGTCCCGAGCTGATGCACACGATGATGTCGGCCGGCCCCGGCGCGTTCGGCCTGTTCACCCGGATCATCGACGGCCGCTCGACGATCGCCCGCCAGCTGCGCCGCCCCGCCGTCACGGCCACCGTCGCGGCCTTGTCTCGTTAG